The DNA region AACCGCATCCTGAAATACTTTGGCGACTTTTTGGTCGATTGTTCCGCAGTAGGGATCCTGGACAATATTATTCCGGCCGATGATCCGACCTATGATATTTATCTCAAGCATTCCTGGAAACCGATCGAGTCCGTTGCCGGGGCGGCTCTTTCGGACAAAAACGACAACTATATGATTTTCATTCCCCCGGCCTTGGAGGGGAAAGACCTTAAACTATCGGTCCAGAAACTATTATATCATTTGAAGCGGAAACGAACTTTTATTGATATAAGAGACAATGAGATGATGGTCAAAAGAACCATCACGGAATTCAAAGAACTTTATCAAACGCTCCTTGCCTATTTCGATACGGAGATTAAACGTGCCGAGCCTTCGCCTGTCATGCGCTATATGTTTACCCGTTTCGTGACTAAACTGATCGCCTTCAGGCGGCGCATAGGAAATTTGGTTGGCTATACCGGTGGTGAATCCATGGAGCAGATCGTGCTCTCCCCGGAAATCGCCGCCCTGAAGATGAAGTCCTATGCCCCTCGCGAATTGGCTCACCATAACGCCCTGGGAACAGGCGAATTGGCCTTATTGGGGCGACTTCCGGAGGATCTGAAGAATCAACCCGCCCGAGTCATCGAATCCTTGCCTAATTATGGAAGGCCGAGTTTTTTGGGATGGCTCGAGAAGCGTGGGAAATCCATCAACCATCCTCTGACTATTGGTGATCTTATGGATCTGGGTTTTGATCCGACGCGCCTCAAAGAGACCACCATCGATGGTCAGGAGTATATCTTTGAAAGGGTTCAAGTAAGACAATTAGAGGAGATCCAGAAAAAAAACGAGTTTCTGGAGCGCATCGCTACGGCCCTGTCCAACTCAAAGGTCAGGAGTGCCTGGTTAAAAACGAATCCCGTCCTGCTGACTATTCGAGACCGGGGAAACGCCTATGTGCTGCGTCGGAAAATCGCCGCCATTCATTGGGAAGAAGCCATTGAACAAGTTCAAAGCCATCCTGCCCTGCGAGGGCTCAATGCCTCCGCCGGACTCGACCGGATGATCCTTAACACGGTCAGCACGGCCAACGAGATGGTCGCCACCCGCTTTGGTCTGGAGAAAGGCCTGATCATTGATCAATTGAGCCCATTTGTTTCCTGGGATTTGAAAAACAACCGCCCCAAAATGGTTATCGAATTTGATGCAACCTATCTGGAATCCATTTGGATGGCCTAAAGCAGCTCCTTGCTCGTTGCGGATTGCTTCTTAAAACCAGTGACGCGTACGAGTAACAGAGAAATTTCAAACAGATTGGGCTGGTTTGATACCTGATCTTAGAAAGGGTTACATGAAACAACCAAAAAATATGATAAAGAATCATGGAGCAGCCGTGATGGTCTCGTTGTTCATCCTGATTGGCCTGTCTTCACCGGTTATTGGAGGACTTATCGACGATATGGTAATATTAGATCGTTCCTATATACCGGCACTGGCTCTGACCAACCAGCCGGACAAACCCGCCGGAGCGGTAGTGGAATCAATGCGCCGTCTTAATTCGGCCTGGCCGCTATTTACCCGGAGCCTCTCTAAAGCGGATCGGGAAAGCCCGGTGCTCTCCCAGGCGGTCAGTGTAGCCGGAGCCAAGATCCAGGAGGCCAACGGACTGGTGGCCGCAGGCAAAAGGAAGGATGCCCATGAGGCCCTTGAAACGGTAAGAAACGCCTTCTGGAAAGCCCGGGCCGCCATGAATATCCAGTATCTGCCTGATCTGATGACGGCCTTCCATGAGCCCATGGAACATTTTTATGACCTGGTGGTGAGGCCCGGATCAAACCCGAAGGATTTGGCGGCATTATTGGAAGAACTTTCCGCACGGTGGGCCGACGTGGAGAAGACCAGACCGGACCCTAAGCTATTCGGTCTCAATGAAGAGCAGGTCGGGCGCTACACTGTCCTGGTAAAAAAGGAACGGGAGATACTTACCAAGCTTTCGGGGATCTTGAAAACAGGAAATGCCGAAGCGATCTCAAAAACGGCAGGATCCATGAAAGGTACCTTTGCTCAGGCCTACCTGGTTTTCGGAGACTTCTCCGGACTGTGAGAACCGTAGGCTGCAACCGACCCCCGGTCCCTGACCCCTGATCCCTATTATGATTCAAGTCACCTCCACCTCGGCCCTGGTCCGAAATCTGGCCTTGGGAGACAAAGAGCTTATTACCCTGGTAGGGGCCGGGGGCAAGACCACCTTGATGTATGCCCTGGCCAAAGAACTGCTGTCGCGCAATTTTAAAATTGTTACGACCACCAGCACTAAAATTTATCCCCCGGAACCGGCGCAAAGCCCGGCCTTGATATTAGGCGGGGTTGAATGCTTTCCTGAAATTGAAAAGGCATTGAACCGTTATGGGCATATTACCTGGGCCGCCGGCCGGGCCGCTGGAAATAAGCTGGCAGGCGTTTCCCTGCCGGCCCTGTCCGCCCTTTGGTCATCCGGCCGGGTCGATTTTTTGATTGTCGAGGCCGACGGCTCGGCCCAAAGACCAGTCAAGGCCCCCAATGCCCATGAGCCGGTAGTCCCGGAAGAAACGACCCTCTTTCTCTCCGTCGTCGGCCTTTCAGCCTTAAACAAACCCTTAAATAAAGAGTATGCCTTCCGGCCGGAGATTATCAGCCGATTAACTGGCATCCCTTTGAATGCCTCCATGACCATGGAAGGGATAGCTAGGTTAATGGTTCACCCGGAAGGGGGGTTAAAGGGGTGTTCACCGGGCATGCGGGTTGTCATTATTTTAAACCAGGTCGATTTAGAACCGGAGCCCGGGGTCGGCGAACGATTGGCTGAAAAAATTAAAGACCTGGGGAAAGACAGGATTAGCAAGGTAATTATCCATGAGATTACTTCCAAAACAAAATAGAGGTACTTTGTAAGAATCTATGAGCGGAAATACTTTTTTAATTTCGAATAAAAATTTTCATGGCTGCCGATAAGATATAAATTTAAGGACCTTTCTTTCATTTCATAAGATAGTAAGTATAACTGCCGGTTGTATTTGAATTTCAATACCCGTAGGCCTTTCAAATCCCCCTTTTTTAATTCCCCTATCTCAGGATTTTCCATGATGGCCTTGACTTGTTGGTCTATTTCCAATTGTATCTGGAAGAAGCTTTTTTTTTAAATTTTAAAACTTGACTGGAGGCAAGGACCTTGATCATTTAATAACCCCGAATGGATATTCCTTCCCCAGTCCCGCCTCCATCTCTGCCTTGGATTGAAGGGTTTCCTTGATAAAGGAATAAGGTAAATCGGGATTTTCTTCACAAATGATAGCATCATGGATATATTTATTGATTTGTTCGGAGACAGATCGGTGTTCCAATTTGGCCTTTATCCGGACCTTTTTTTCTATTATTTCAGGCACCCTTACCGTTAATACTCTCATCTATAGTCCTCCGTATTTAATAGTATTCATTTCAAATACAATACCTGTTTTGGGGAGTCTTGTCCATATTTAGTTAAACTTTGACAACTCTTCGAAAAGTTCCCCTATCCCAATTTGGCAATTGACAAGGCATAAGGTAGTGGGTTACATTTTGGTATCCGTAATAAACAATTTCAAAGGATTGAGGAACTTAAAGGCGTGGATCAATGAAATACATCTTTGGACCGGTCCCCTCCCGCCGGTTGGGATTTTCCCTCGGGGTGGATATTATCCCCTATAAAACCTGTACTTTTGATTGCATTTATTGCGAACTCGGTAAAACCACCTGCAAAACGATTGAATCCGCGGAACCGATACCAGCGGATGCCGTGCTGAAGGAATTAGAAACCGTTTTATCTGCTTCTCCATTAACCTTGGATTATATTACCTTGTCGGGTTCCGGAGAGCCGACCTTAAATCCCGATCTGGGGCTGATCATAAAGGCGATCAAAAGGCTGACCTCAGTACCGGTGGCCCTGATCACCAACAGCTCCCTGCTTTTTAAAGATGCCGTCCTGGATGGGGTTTTAACCGCTGATGTGGTTATTCCTTCCCTGGATGCCACTGATCCGGTTGTTTTTCAAGCCGTCAATCGCCCCCATCCCTCAGTGACCTTTGAACAGGTCATTACCGGGTTGATCAACCTGGGGAAGGCCAAAGGTCCCCGTGTCTGGCTGGAAGTGTTGTTATT from Deltaproteobacteria bacterium includes:
- the yqeC gene encoding putative selenium-dependent hydroxylase accessory protein YqeC → MIQVTSTSALVRNLALGDKELITLVGAGGKTTLMYALAKELLSRNFKIVTTTSTKIYPPEPAQSPALILGGVECFPEIEKALNRYGHITWAAGRAAGNKLAGVSLPALSALWSSGRVDFLIVEADGSAQRPVKAPNAHEPVVPEETTLFLSVVGLSALNKPLNKEYAFRPEIISRLTGIPLNASMTMEGIARLMVHPEGGLKGCSPGMRVVIILNQVDLEPEPGVGERLAEKIKDLGKDRISKVIIHEITSKTK
- a CDS encoding type II toxin-antitoxin system RelE/ParE family toxin produces the protein MENPEIGELKKGDLKGLRVLKFKYNRQLYLLSYEMKERSLNLYLIGSHENFYSKLKKYFRS
- a CDS encoding radical SAM protein, whose protein sequence is MKYIFGPVPSRRLGFSLGVDIIPYKTCTFDCIYCELGKTTCKTIESAEPIPADAVLKELETVLSASPLTLDYITLSGSGEPTLNPDLGLIIKAIKRLTSVPVALITNSSLLFKDAVLDGVLTADVVIPSLDATDPVVFQAVNRPHPSVTFEQVITGLINLGKAKGPRVWLEVLLLKGINDSPEQIDRFFNYIEKINPEKIQLNTVVRPPVENYAHPLPYSRLKEIQKGLGPRAEIIAGSSRENTQPTGSVWESEIREMVARRPCTAEDIAQCLGLPPEETIGLLGRLVQDKKVIFELFDHQGFYRGA